In one window of Bemisia tabaci chromosome 4, PGI_BMITA_v3 DNA:
- the LOC109035653 gene encoding uncharacterized protein — MKTNRETSQIPKEGEKVDNTEAARTKKKKMVAAKKDLAHQCPKCSKRFSVSYYLKKHLRIHSGERPFACNLCPKRFGQKSTLINHQLCVHQIGEAKKFPCPYCERVFPMKDRLKLHISVHTGEKPHKCCFCKQRFARGSQVIQHMRKHSQARPYECDDCGAKFAARITLALHCKRHLGVLDYVCNICGKAFLRADGLQKHITSLHYNVKAFKCKICNQQFKGHILQHLQTHRKEKPFKCQHCPATFIQKSQLKVHERKHTGEKPYECQFCHKTFGHSTVLNMHVRKHTGERPFKCLICENVAFFQLPHLKKHMKSIHKTDCPYYCVTCKTFFKAKSQLIKHESDCCPESASERKFYTAPLLQPTTNSMPITRMRLLLAVLLKRISTPERLSALGFGKRLIDEVLCESIKNSGRKPIVDDSLNEMEILKKNIEILLDWTIPRSYMQKFKTEKRSMEELLEELTS, encoded by the exons ATGAAAACGAACAGAGAAACAAGTCAAATCCCAAAGGAAGGGGAGAAAGTAGACAACACAGAAGCAGctcgcacaaagaagaaaaagatggTCGCAGCTAAAAAGGACTTAGCGCATCAGTGTCCCAAGTGTTCGAAAAGATTTAGTGTCTCGTACTACTTGAAGAAACACCTGAGAATCCATAGCGGGGAGCGACCTTTTGCCTGCAATTTATGTCCGAAACGATTCGGTCAAAAAAGCACTTTGATCAATCATCAGCTTTGTGTTCATCAAATCGGAGAAGCCAAAAAATTCCCTTGCCCATACTGCGAGAGAGTATTTCCAATGAAAGATAGGCTCAAGCTCCACATAAGCGTTCACACAGGGGAGAAACCTCACAA ATGCTGTTTCTGCAAACAGCGATTTGCTCGAGGTAGTCAAGTCATCCAGCATATGCGTAAACATTCCCAAGCAAGACCGTACGAGTGCGATGATTGTGGAGCCAAATTTGCTGCCCGTATTACATTGGCACTGCATTGTAAAAGGCACTTGGGTGTATTGGATTATGTCTGCAACATATGTGGGAAAGCCTTTTTACGCGCCGATGGTCTCCAAAAACACATCACCAGCCTTCACTACAATGTAAAGGCTTTCAAGTGCAAGATCTGCAATCAGCAATTCAAAGGTCACATTCTGCAGCATCTGCAAACTCATCGAAAGGAGAAACCCTTCAAGTGTCAGCATTGTCCAGCCACATTCATTCAGAAATCTCAACTGAAGGTCCACGAACGTAAACACACCGGTGAAAAACCCTACGAATGCCAGTTCTGTCATAAGACATTTGGTCACTCAACAGTTCTTAATATGCATGTCAGGAAACACACCGGTGAGCGCCCTTTCAAATGTTTGATTTGTGAAAATGTGGCATTTTTCCAACTGCCTCATCTTAAAAAGCATATGAAAAGTATCCACAAAACAGATTGTCCGTACTATTGTGTCACATGCAAGACATTTTTTAAAGCTAAAAGTCAGCTCATCAAACACGAATCTGACTGTTGCCCTGAGTCAGCATCTGAGCGAAAATTTTACACCGCTCCTCTCTTGCAGCCGACGACCAACAGCATGCCCATCACAAGGATGCGCCTGTTGTTGGCAGTATTATTGAAAAGGATTTCCACACCTGAGCGGTTGTCTGCCCTTGGCTTTGGGAAACGTTTGATTGACGAAGTGTTGTGtgaatcaattaaaaattcTGGTAGGAAACCCATCGTAGATGATAGTTTGAATGagatggaaattttgaagaagaacatAGAAATCTTGCTTGATTGGACCATCCCAAGATCGTACATGCAGAAGTTTAAAACTGAGAAACGGTCAATGGAAGAGCTCCTTGAAGAGTTAACTTCGTGA